From the Montipora capricornis isolate CH-2021 chromosome 2, ASM3666992v2, whole genome shotgun sequence genome, one window contains:
- the LOC138028411 gene encoding large ribosomal subunit protein uL18A-like: MGFVKVIKNKAYFKRFQVKFRRRREGKTDYYARKRLVTQDKNKYNTPKYRFVVRSTNKDIVCQVAYAKIEGDVIICAAYSHELPRYGIKVGLTNYSAAYCTGLLLARRLLTKLKLHEIYPGVEEVNGEEYYVESVEGSPGAFRAFLDVGLARTSTGARVFGALKGAVDGGMDIPHSSKRFPGYDSESKEFNAEVHRNHIFGQHVANYMRLLKEEDEEGYKRQFSQYIKNGIEADQIEELYKKAHAAIRENPEAKPAPTREVQPKRFNRKKMSNQQRKARVAQKKAYYLKQQGEVEADQDEEDDEE; this comes from the exons ATG GGATTCGTCAAAGTTATCAAGAACAAAGCGTACTTTAAGCGTTTCCAGGTCAAATTCAGGAGAAGACGAG AGGGCAAAACCGATTATTACGCCCGAAAACGTCTAGTGACCCAGGATAAGAACAAATACAACACTCCCAAGTACCGTTTTGTTGTTCGTTCTACAAACAAGGACATTGTTTGTCAG GTAGCGTATGCCAAGATTGAGGGGGATGTGATCATTTGTGCAGCCTATTCACATGAACTTCCCCGCTATGGCATCAAGGTCGGGTTGACCAATTATTCAGCAGCTTACTGCACTGGCCTCCTACTTGCTCGTCGT TTGCTTACCAAACTGAAGCTCCATGAGATCTACCCAGGAGTAGAGGAAGTAAATGGTGAGGAGTACTATGTTGAAAGTGTGGAAGGATCTCCCGGTGCCTTTAGAGCCTTTTTGGATGTAGGTTTGGCAAGGACTAGCACTGGCGCAAGGGTATTTGGGGCCCTTAAAGGAGCAGTTGATGGTGGCATGGATATTCCACATAG CTCAAAGCGTTTTCCTGGCTATGACAGTGAGTCTAAGGAGTTCAATGCTGAAGTCCACCGAAACCACATCTTTGGCCAGCATGTTGCCAACTACATGAGGCTCTTGAAGGAAGAGGATGAGGAAGGTTACAAGAGGCAGTTTTCTCAATACATCAAGAATGGCATAGAAGCGGATCAG ATAGAGGAACTGTACAAGAAGGCCCATGCTGCAATTCGAGAGAACCCTGAGGCCAAGCCTGCCCCCACAAGAGAAGTGCAACCCAAGAG GTTCAACCGCAAGAAGATGTCCAACCAACAGCGCAAGGCTCGTGTTGCTCAGAAGAAAGCATACTATTTGAAACAACAAGGAGAAGTTGAGGCTGACCAGGATGAGGAAGATGATGAAGAATAA
- the LOC138028374 gene encoding coiled-coil domain-containing protein 18-like, with protein MSRRSSASSSISTSVKSGVEDDPLMRDCYDLRRRLLQTEQSLQSLNPPHAANSKTKSLPQKHSSLDSRPESVDRSHHSVTEDLSLNGPRRSYSSSPESATGQVLTLADLTPAGSEPNLASRSRRGTPALIGSSQPLRSSYPDLRNGSTHLSPREQELESRSIGSTSDYDHDTMVKKLSKQREENSQLVNQNHKLMTELENISYELHQAKNKVKIISQELEVERKRLPPMEDRIVHLESDLASQEDAVRFAERNLRDCREELQSKTEELRSVLESSTIAENELREEVRLRKRTEDQLDEALRNVEEMSERIAEQDSAIQTLRKQQSERERNWKESNSKSQREREELLEKEALLQAQIIDLQEEIRLLQAEGAAKHDSQTSMQHENSSLRATISRQSQKIGRIENELRKNELVLKDQGELQNTVVKQREKIVKYQREIEETKLHMARLEDLVHQVQEQSMKEHVTATPSTSDSGICSSTQTMNGYHNMSPRNMGSYIQDDTEHDVDHVTGSGGTSRAVIADLKLKLAMKEAEIQKLQASAVARAAAQQKHIAGLAGDGGVMDGLRTELSAIVERSRIGDRKQQELEQVISRLEDEVARHSSQTIQLEERLADKMAQIASLESKLGQRNLKVVDLQNELEERISENNVLQREVRQATSHLSSIEKQLNQRTSESGLHSAKLKELQDEIETRSRKIGQLEASLEAKDIELKESAALVDRVKALHGEQCRELQKQIEELQRSFEEKNAVVSQLETSLAASRQELSLKKSLHDQMERAIKEQKQEIESRDVQSAQHGQKLENLEEQAELATQQVRKLEASLAECHKEIEMYVEQLKDVRAAHEQELEQKRLEATKLERALQHSSADFRQKSEQIVQLKGIVADQQNSLRKEQEKLRELEESGSQFQQQVRILEEEVNRERNTAQLESSELQQRLQGAKEDIDERTRQINELNSTLREVHKDMKQSSASIVELEQLLQQSRTQYDKKTAQAQTLDQALKETQQQLTGMTKKNGELEERLRQMEREFTETADQNAQLDNEVNKIQTELQDTISQLKSLQDVLQSSQKAMQEKEKKVEELDKKLNESMEELQQKDKNLREKESKVVELDKALQERQRELKQKAAQVTQLDMSMKEHKSELQQKVITLEHALNQARYELSERAVEISELKAKLDRHQEQEKQKKTRIEHLEKTVKHQQQELKKRTTQVSEFEREINKLHRRHEDSEGTSQELRLAREQLQNTHAELMEARRDLLKCQRTEQELVHELDDAHVLLTTKETDCTRLAKELGAAQVREAQAEAKCVQELRKAQQQQELKQATQEHEVQRLREDHVKVIAQKDESDAKHRLEIQRLQEEERRLAQELSHAQEKNLTLVEDNRSLASQLFLYQEDAKATNETLVIKEAEVARLEAKVSGYERATFGSSNRITTLAGPRSAAHMRRVTSPRAMTKSSASSMKKSNSDQNLKHFTDSGPLVSFSHANSQDVTESHPYPKKPAIFVSQDNGQTAYPDSSYMDRTRSVQSSLETLEGLLKQANMEMARDSLPMLLNSSTSQTDDVTLNTTDLNSTQMSPPQKEERENSSHLVNAKVGKEESEAVSGDIENLHQQLERKKASLGMSRDKGKETDSLDPEKCRASLQQRLALNEARRKNIDQQLLEMQENGTP; from the exons CTTGAATGGCCCAAGACGAAGTTATTCATCATCTCCTGAAAGTGCAACTGGCCAGGTTTTGACATTAGCTGATTTGACGCCGGCAGGCTCTGAACCAAACTTGGCATCCAGAAGTCGCAGAGGTACACCTGCATTGATTGGTTCCTCCCAGCCCTTGAGATCATCGTACCCAGACCTCAGAAATGGATCAACACACTTGTCGCCAAGGGAGCAAGAG TTGGAAAGCCGTTCTATTGGAAGCACCAGTGATTATGACCATGACACCATGGTTAAAAAGCTCTCCAAGCAACGGGAGGAAAACTCTCAACTTGTCAATCAGAACCACAAGTTAATGACAGAACTAGAGAATATAAGCTATGAGCTGCATCAAgcaaaaaacaag GTAAAAATTATCAGTCAAGAGCTAGAAGTTGAGCGCAAAAGGTTGCCACCAATGGAAGACAGGATTGTTCACTTGGAGTCGGACTTAGCTTCCCAGGAAGATGCTGTAAG ATTTGCCGAACGGAATTTGCGAGACTGCAGGGAAGAACTTCAGTCCAAAACAGAAGAACTAAGAAGTGTGCTGGAATCATCTACTATTGCTGAGAATGAGCTACGAGAGGAAGTCAGACTTAGGAAAAG AACAGAAGACCAGCTTGACGAAGCTTTGAGAAATGTGGAAGAGATGTCAGAGAGAATTGCAGAGCAAGATTCAGCAATTCAAACACTTAGAAAACAG CAATCTGAACGTGAGAGAAATTGGAAGGAGAGCAACTCCAAATCCCAACGTGAAAGAGAGGAACTTTTGGAAAAAGAAGCCTTGTTACAAGCTCAGATTATTGACCTACAGGAAGAGATAAG ACTCCTTCAAGCTGAGGGTGCGGCTAAGCATGACTCTCAAACTTCCATGCAACACGAGAATTCCAGCTTGAGAGCAACCATCTCGCGACAGAGCCAGAAAATTGGTAGGATTGAAAACGAGCTGAGGAAAAACGAATTGGTATTGAAAGACCAAGGCGAATTGCAAAACACTGTCGTCAAACAAAGAGAGAAGATTGTGAAGTACCAACGAGAGATTGAGGAAACCAAGCTTCATATGGCGCGGTTAGAGGATCTGGTGCATCAAGTTCAGGAGCAGAGCATGAAGGAACACGTGACTGCCACACCTTCT ACAAGTGACAGCGGTATCTGTAGCAGCACTCAGACAATGAATGGTTACCACAACATGAGCCCGCGAAACATGGGCAGCTACATACAGGATGACACTGAGCATGACGTCGATCACGTGACAGGCAGTGGTGGAACCTCGCGGGCGGTTATTGCAGATCTGAAGCTGAAGCTGGCAATGAAGGAAGCTGAGATTCAGAAACTTCAAGCCTCTGCTGTGGCTCGAGCAGCTGCACAGCAGAAACACATTGCAG GTTTAGCTGGGGATGGTGGTGTTATGGACGGCTTAAGAACGGAACTGTCCGCCATTGTGGAAAGAAGCCGTATTGGAGATCGCAAACAGCAGGAGCTGGAGCAGGTTATTTCACGCTTGGAAGACGAAGTGGCGCGGCATTCGTCACAGACGATACAGCTTGAAGAACGCTTGGCAGACAAAATGGCGCAGATCGCATCGCTGGAAAGCAAGCTCGGGCAGAGAAACCTCAAAGTGGTTGATTTGCAAAACGAGCTGGAGGAAAGAATTTCTGAAAACAACGTTTTACAGCGAGAG gTCCGTCAAGCAACGTCTCATCTGAGTAGTATTGAAAAGCAGCTCAACCAGAGGACATCAGAATCAGGCTTACATTCAGCTAAACTTAAAGAACTTCAAGATGAAATTGAGACGAGGAGTCGAAAAATTGGACAACTGGAGGCATCTCTGGAAGCGAAGGATATTGAATTGAAAGAATCTGCAGCGCTAGTGGACAGAGTAAAAGCGTTACATGGAGAGCAGTGCAGAGAATTACAAAAACAGATTGAGGAG TTGCAGCGATCGTTTGAAGAGAAAAATGCGGTTGTATCCCAGCTTGAGACATCACTTGCAGCCTCACGGCAAGAACTAAGCTTGAAAAAATCGCTCCATGACCAAATGGAACGCGCCATCAAGGAGCAAAAACAGGAAATCGAATCACGTGACGTTCAGTCAGCTCAACACGGTCAGAAACTGGAAAACCTGGAAGAACAAGCTGAACTGGCCACGCAACAGGTCAGAAAGCTGGAGGCGTCTTTAGCGGAGTGCCACAAGGAGATTGAGATGTACGTGGAGCAGCTCAAAGATGTTCGCGCTGCGCACGAGCAAGAGTTGGAACAGAAGAGACTTGAG gcaACCAAGTTGGAAAGAGCATTGCAACACTCTTCAGCCGACTTTCGGcagaaaagtgaacaaattgTTCAGCTAAAAGGCATAGTCGCTGATCAACAAAACTCGctcagaaaagaacaagagaaatTGCGCGAACTAGAAGAGTCGGGCTCTCAGTTTCAGCAGCAAGTAAGAATTCTGGAGGAGGAAGTCAACCGGGAAAgaaacacagctcagttggaaTCTAGCGAACTACAACAAAGACTTCAAGGAGCCAAGGAAGATATTGATGAAAGAACTAGGCAAATAAATGAACTCAATTCAACTCTTCGAGAGGTTCACAAAGACATGAAGCAGAGTTCAGCAAGTATAGTGGAATTGGAGCAGCTTCTCCAACAGTCTCGAACTCAGTACGACAAGAAAACTGCGCAAGCACAGACTCTGGACCAGGCCCTTAAGGAAACGCAGCAACAGTTGACTGGGATGACGAAGAAAAACGGGGAACTGGAGGAGAGGTTGCGTCAGATGGAACGCGAATTCACAGAAACAGCTGACCAGAATGCTCAACTAGATAATGAG GTGAATAAAATACAAACTGAACTGCAGGACACGATCTCCCAGCTCAAATCTCTGCAAGACGTGTTGCAGTCTAGTCAGAAGGCAATgcaagagaaagaaaagaaagtcgaGGAActagataaaaagttaaacgagaGCATGGAAGAGCTGCAACAGAAAGACAAGAACTTAAGAGAAAAGGAAAGCAAAGTGGTAGAACTCGACAAAGCACTCCAGGAAAGACAGCGGGAACTGAAGCAAAAGGCCGCTCAG GTTACTCAGTTGGACATGAGCATGAAGGAACATAAGAGTGAACTGCAACAGAAAGTCATCACATTGGAGCATGCGCTGAATCAGGCTCGATACGAGCTCAGCGAGAGAGCTGTGGAG ATTTCCGAACTGAAAGCCAAGCTTGACCGGCATCAGGAGCAGGAAAAGCAGAAGAAAACCAGAATCGAGCACCTAGAGAAAACAGTCAAACACCAGCAACAGGAACTGAAGAAACGAACCACACAAGTGTCCGAGTTTGAGAGG GAGATCAATAAATTGCACAGGAGGCACGAAGATTCCGAAGGTACTAGCCAGGAATTGCGATTGGCGCGTGAACAGCTTCAAAATACG CATGCTGAATTGATGGAAGCCCGTCGTGATCTATTGAAATGTCAGCGGACTGAACAGGAGCTCGTTCACGAACTTGATGACGCGCATGTCCTGTTGACCACGAAGGAAACGGATTGCACTAGGCTTGCAAAGGAGCTTGGGGCAGCGCAGGTCAGAGAGGCGCAGGCCGAAGCCAAATGCGTACAGGAACTAAGGAAGGCACAGCAACAACAAGAGCTCAAACAGGCTACCCAAGAACACGAG GTCCAACGGTTACGTGAAGACCACGTCAAAGTAATCGCACAGAAAGATGAAAGCGATGCAAAGCATCGTTTGGAGATACAACGGCTACAAGAAGAAGAACGGAGATTGGCTCAAGAACTGTCACATGCGCAGGAGAAAAATCTGACTTTGGTAGAGGACAACCGAAGCCTTGCATCACAGTTATTTTTATATCAAGAAGATGCTAAGGCAACGAACGAGACTCTGGTTATCAAGGAAGCCGAG GTAGCCCGTCTGGAGGCGAAGGTATCAGGATACGAGAGGGCGACGTTCGGTTCATCGAACCGCATCACTACCCTAGCGGGACCGCGGTCAGCGGCACATATGCGAAGAGTAACCTCTCCTAGAGCAATGACTAAATCTTCAGCCAGCAGTATGAAGAAAAGCAACTCTGATCAGAACCTTAAACACTTTACAGACAGTGGACCTCTGGTATCATTTAGTCATGCGAATTCTCAAGATGTGACGGAAAGCCATCCATATCCTAAAAAACCCGCCATCTTTGTGAGCCAGGACAATGGACAAACCGCTTATCCTGACAGCTCGTACATGGATCGTACTCGAAGCGTTCAATCAAGCCTCGAAACTCTCGAAGGACTCCTGAAGCAGGCTAACATGGAGATGGCTAGGGACAGTCTTCCCATGCTTCTCAATTCCTCAACTTCACAAACCGATGACGTCACTCTCAATACCACTGACCTCAACAGCACGCAGATGTCACCGCCCCAAAAGGAGGAGCGTGAAAACAGCTCGCATTTGGTGAATGCTAAGGTTGGTAAAGAGGAAAGCGAGGCGGTCAGCGGTGACATTGAAAACCTTCACCAACAACTCGAAAGAAAGAAAGCGTCTCTGGGAATGTCACGTGATAAAGGAAAAGAGACTGATTCGCTAGATCCTGAAAAATG TCGTGCTAGTCTTCAACAGCGCTTAGCTCTTAACGAGGCTAGACGGAAAAACATCGATCAGCAATTACTGGAGATGCAAGAGAACGGCACTCCCTAG